Proteins co-encoded in one Aspergillus luchuensis IFO 4308 DNA, chromosome 6, nearly complete sequence genomic window:
- a CDS encoding GNAT family N-acetyltransferase (COG:S;~EggNog:ENOG410PR8P;~InterPro:IPR000182,IPR016181;~PFAM:PF08445,PF00583,PF13302;~go_function: GO:0008080 - N-acetyltransferase activity [Evidence IEA]), with amino-acid sequence MMTSTSNPPTNFAISTARLDITYFDPTSPSHSAFLAHLWNTPDFIATNGKTSITDSHSAQTFIQTRIIPQYTRKGFGLLLVNLRPTSNSPLQNTLPIGTISLMQGDPPNCYSVPDVGFAILPEHQGRGYATEAAKAVISYVQREWNVQGVFGFCAPGNMRSRRVLEKSGLGFRGVRKLRVFGGRESAVFALVGMEEDLGVYGIDT; translated from the coding sequence ATGATGACCAGCACATCCAACCCGCCAACCAACttcgccatctccaccgccCGCCTTGACATCACCTACTTTGACCCGACCAGCCCATCCCACAGCGCCTTCCTCGCTCACCTCTGGAACACCCCCGACTTCATCGCCACCAACGGCAAAACCTCCATCACAGACAGCCATTCCGCCCAGACCTTCATTCAGACCCGGATCATTCCCCAATACACCCGCAAAGGAttcggcctcctcctcgtcaacctCAGGCCCACCTCCAACTCACCTCTTCAAAACACCCTCCCGATTGGCACCATAAGCCTCATGCAAGGCGATCCGCCAAATTGCTACTCTGTACCAGATGTGGGATTCGCTATTCTTCCAGAGCACCAAGGGCGAGGATACGCGACTGAGGCAGCGAAGGCGGTCATTTCCTACGTGCAACGCGAGTGGAACGTGCAGGGGGTGTTTGGGTTTTGTGCGCCGGGCAATATGCGTAGTCggagggtgttggagaagagtGGGCTGGGGTTCAGGGGGGTGAGAAAGTTGAGGGTGTtcggggggagggagagtgCAGTATTTGCTTTGGTGggaatggaggaggatttgggggtTTATGGGATTGATAcataa
- a CDS encoding GPI anchored serine-threonine rich family protein (COG:S;~EggNog:ENOG410Q2WR;~InterPro:IPR018466;~PFAM:PF10342;~SECRETED:SignalP(1-18)) gives MRFTITAASLSLISSALAITITEPTSGTEWDFSTPKTIKFTSDANDPSVISIILRTQDGSFQTKLADNVKTSTGEYTTQPNPSISNGSDYEIEIIDSSGELAVSPTFTVEKGASNDGSTTSTSTSSSSSTGTTLATSASSTSGSNSTAATTTAQLSTGAASSTFNAPQGLVALIGAALALLYV, from the exons ATGCGCTTCACTATCACCGCCGCCTCACTAAGCCTCATCTCTTCGGCTTtggccatcaccatcaccgagCCCACCTCAGGCACTGAATGGGATTTCTCCACTCCCAAAACCATCAAGTTCACCAGCGATGCCAACGATCCGTCGGTGATCAGCATCATCTTGCGCACCCAGGACGGATCCTTCCAAACCAAGCTGGCGGACAACGTAAAGACTTCCACTGGGGAGTACACTACCCAGCCCAACCCTAGCATTTCCAACGG GTCTGACTATGAAATCGAGATCATCGACTCGTCGGGCGAGCTCGCTGTGAGCCCGACTTTTACTGTCGAAAAGGGTGCTTCAAACGATG GATCGACTACGTCTACCTCCacgtcttcatcctcttctacgGGTACTACGCTCGCCACGTCCGCGTCTTCTACCTCGGGGTCGAACAGCACTGCCGCCACGACTACCGCTCAGCTATCTACCGGCGCGGCTTCATCTACATTCAACGCTCCTCAAGGGCTTGTGGCTCTGATTGGTGCTGCTTTGGCGCTTCTCTACGTCTGA